TTAAGAATAGAAGAAGTTCGACTTTTAATGGAGGCCATAAAAGAGAAACTAAAAAAAGGACACTTTTGGAATGAAAATTTAATCATGCTTGGAGATACTAACTTATATAAGAATGATGATGATATTGTAGAATTAATTAATAATACTGATTTTAGAGAGGCTGAAAATTTAGTAGATAAGGTTACTAATGTAAGTGAATCAGAAGTTTATGATAGAATATTCCTAAATGTTGATAAAACATTTTTTCATTTGGTAAAAGATAAAGACGGAAAAGAAAATGGAAACGTGTACAAACCGTTTGAGGTAATTTATACAGAAGATAAGAGAAAGGCATATCATAATTTTATGTTAGCACATAAAGATGATCCAACCACTTTAGTTTCTGATGAAACATTTGAAAAATATTATCATCAATACTGGAAGCGAAATCAAATTTCAGATCATAATCCAATTTGGATTGAAATTGAAATAGATTCATCTGATGAATTTTTGAAAAGTAAGTTGAATTAATATACTGGAAGTTAATTTGATAATCCAATCAATAAAAATAATAATTTGAAGACATATAGGGTAGATTCAAAATACAGATATACATAAGCTGTGGTGAATAAGAAAAAATGAAACTTTTTAAGAAAAATAAAAGAGAAAATAGATTCTTAACAGTGTACAAGACAATTTCTCAATTGGAAACAGAATTATTAAAACTCACGACCAATGCAGGATAATTATATTTATGTTGAAAACGTAAAAGAAAGTGATCTTCTAAAAGCACTTCAAGACTTAGCAAACCTTTATTCTAACACAGGTTTTACAGACGAAATCAATCTTTATCGTAAAAAAGACAACTCTGATTTATATTCAATCGTTTTTACAAATTTACCTGATTTTGATAGATTTTCATATTTTGTAAATTGCCTATACCTCCCTATTGAATTGGATAATTTTGAACCTAAAATTAGAGGGTTTTATCAAGTCAAAAATATAACAGATGATCTAGTATTCAAAACAGGAAATTGGATCCAATTGTTTATGACAAAGAATGATACTGGCGTAGATGAAGTTAGTGTTGCAAATGAAATTAATGAGAATTATAATTTTGATTTTGGAGGTCATGTGAAAAAATTAAATAAAAAGCTAGAAACTTATCATTTTATAGAGTTAGATTTAAACGATTATTATTTTGTGAAAGTTATAAAACCAAATAAAAAGATGAAATCAACTAATTTAGAATTAAAACCTTGGTGGAAATTTTGGTAAGATTACGCCTTTTCATTCTTATAAAAAAAAGCGGAGACATGCTCCGCTTTCCTACTAACTCAAAACTACAGTCAAATGTAAAACTGTAAACTTTTAACTTATGGCGATGTAAAATAAATATCATTCTTTTTAAAAATTATTCTCAACTTCTGCCGCTTCTAGCATAAAATAATGTAATTCTGTGTTTTTTATAAATGGTTTTAGCATGTGGCTTCCTGGTCCAAACATTGCTAATTCTACATAATCAGCCGAATGTTTCATACTAATCCAACCTACCGAATTATGTTGTTGTTGAATTTCGGCTAATACTTTAAAAGGTAGATGTCTGGGATTGTACAATCCATCTTCAGTTTTTAAATCGGTATAATAACTTAATAACTTTTTCGCCTCATCATCAGAAAGGATAACATCATTGGCATATTTTACACGTTCTTTTATTCGAGACATAGAAGTTTCTTTTCCTAAACCTTTTAAAATCCAATCATTGGTATGTTTATAATGTTGAATAGAATCAAAATTATCATTAGCTTCATTACCGTAAATTAAACCTGGATTTGCATTACCATGATCTGTGGTTATAATCACTAAAGTTTCTTCATCCTTAGTTGCGAAATCAATAGCTACCTTTATGGCCTCATCATGAGCAACCTGATCTCCAATAAGACCCGAAATATCATTTCCGTGTGCTGCCCAATCTACTTTTCCTGCTTCTACTTGAAGTACAAACCCTTTAGAATTATCTTTCATCAAACTTATTGCTTTCTGAGTCATTTCAGCTAAACTCGGAACATTTTGCTGTAGTTCTTTACTGTTCTCTCTATCTATTGAATAAGGTAAGCCATCTTCCGAAAAGACGCCTAGAATAGGTCTATTATCTTCCGCCTCCATCATCTGCTTCCTAGTTTTAACTACTTGATATCCGGAAGATATAAAACTACCATACATATCTTTTTTATCTTTCCTTTTCTCGGAAGAAAAATAATTATCACCACCCCTCATCATTACATCAAATTTCTGCTCTAAGTATTTTTCTGCTATCTTATCTTGAGCGTGTCGTGACTTTTCATTTACGCAAAATCCTGCTGGAGTTGCATGAGTAATTGGCACAGTTGTTACGCACCCAGCTTTTTTTCCTACACTCTTAAATTTTTGCCATAATGGCATATGAGTTTCTCCTTTGGTACCCATATTTATAGAACCGCTATAAACACGTTCACCTCCACCCCATGAAGAACTTGCAGCGGCAGAATCTGTTACAATAGAACTTGCTGAAGCCATATCCATTAACCCTCTACTTACCAGATTATCCTTGTACAATTGTAACCAATTAGTCCCCACTCCCGTTTTTCTAGAGAGGTATAAGTCTGCCATATTTAAGGTACCTATACTCATCCCATCACTAATTATTATAATTATATTTTTAGCTTTTTTTCCCCTAAATGCTAATTCATTATTGTTACCACTAGCAAGAATATTGATAGGATTTAATAAAGTTGCTCCTAACGTAAGTAGCGATCCTTTCTTGAAAAATTTTCTTCTATTCATTATTCTATTATTTTTAATAAAAGTTATTCATACAATCCGTCTAATCTTTTAGTTTTTGAAGTAGTAATGCAAAGCATGAGCCTTTAATAATTAGAAAACGGAGTATTCTAATATGTATATAAAAACATGTTAAGTAATAGATAGAATAGTATGACACTATCCTATCTATTAAAATATTTATAACCTTACTTATAAAACTACGTGTAAGCAGTATCTTTAACTTCTAAATACATTTAACAAATTACAAATAATCTGGATTTTGAGTTAAATTAGGATTATACAGTATGTCATCTTGTGGAATGGGATACAGATTGTACTTATCATCAACATCTTTACCTTCGTGATCTGTATTATTAGATGTCTCCTGACCTTTCCAATCCCAATTATATCCCTTTGTAAATTTATTGAAACGAATAAGATCAGTACGTCTTACACATTCAGTCCATAATTCCCGGGCTCGTTCATCAAGAATAAAATCGAGGTTTAATTCATAATCAGAAATAGCTCCATTAGCAATATTTTTACTTGAAAAATAATTACCTGAATTAAAAGCACGGTTCCGTACTTCATTTACATAATTTAATGCTTCTGTCCTAGAGCCTCCTCCCCCACGAAGAATAGCTTCTGCCGCCATAAGATAAGCATCAGCCTTTCTAAACATTGGATATGCTACACTAACGTTCGATTCTCTTTGCTCTTCTCCGCTCATCCTATCTTTAGTTACATTTCTCCATTTTGTAAAGGTATATCCAAGAGTAATATTTTTTTCAAAAGACTTGCCTTCTCTCCAAGTTTCCTTTTGATGTGGTTGAACTGGTGATTTACTTTGATCGCCGGTAAGTGGTCCACCATAAAATAAAGCTCGTTTATCTTTTTTATTATCACACCATGGGTCAGAAGGATCATAAGGTTGATCGTCAAGATCAAATTTATTAACTAAGTTGGTTTTTAAACGTCCATTTATATTCCAGGGACTGTCATTTGTAATACCTAACTCCAATCCTTGATTTATCATAAATTTATGACTTGAATATTTAATTAAAAAATTTGTTCCTCCACTACTCTGACTATTATCAGCATCATGTGGTTGTGCCCAAATAATTTCTGGACTACCATCATTATCTTTCAAAAAGTTTTCAATGTAATTAGGAGCTAACGAAAAATTTGAATTATCAATTACTTTTTTCGAGTATTTGTATGCCTGCTCATAGTAATCTTTTTTCGTATAAACCTCCCCATTTAAGTACAGTCGACTTAAAGCAAACCAAGCAGCCACTTGATTAACTCGACCAAATACTTTTTTATCAGCTGGCATTAACTGATCTTCAATATCCAGTAATTCACTTTCTACATAATTAAATATTTCAGTTCTAGTTTTCTGTACTGGATATGTTCCATTGGGAGACGAATCATCTACCCAACCTACTGATCCATATAGATCACAAAGAAGATAATAACAGTAAGCTCTCAAAAAACGAGCTTCTGCACGCCATTGACCAACATCATTTTTAGCCTCGTTATAAACACCATAGTCCTCCATGACGTCTTTTTCTGTTTTTCTAATAAACTCATTACATAGTGCAACAGAAATCCAAAGTCGATAATACATATTACCAAC
The nucleotide sequence above comes from Aureibaculum algae. Encoded proteins:
- a CDS encoding alkaline phosphatase yields the protein MNRRKFFKKGSLLTLGATLLNPINILASGNNNELAFRGKKAKNIIIIISDGMSIGTLNMADLYLSRKTGVGTNWLQLYKDNLVSRGLMDMASASSIVTDSAAASSSWGGGERVYSGSINMGTKGETHMPLWQKFKSVGKKAGCVTTVPITHATPAGFCVNEKSRHAQDKIAEKYLEQKFDVMMRGGDNYFSSEKRKDKKDMYGSFISSGYQVVKTRKQMMEAEDNRPILGVFSEDGLPYSIDRENSKELQQNVPSLAEMTQKAISLMKDNSKGFVLQVEAGKVDWAAHGNDISGLIGDQVAHDEAIKVAIDFATKDEETLVIITTDHGNANPGLIYGNEANDNFDSIQHYKHTNDWILKGLGKETSMSRIKERVKYANDVILSDDEAKKLLSYYTDLKTEDGLYNPRHLPFKVLAEIQQQHNSVGWISMKHSADYVELAMFGPGSHMLKPFIKNTELHYFMLEAAEVENNF
- a CDS encoding RagB/SusD family nutrient uptake outer membrane protein; protein product: MKNNIYIKISLIALFLFSSCEKLDLQPISSTSLLEDEVYSTYDGYLGVLAKCYASFVLQGQGDGDVDISKNGGRSTFNRALYYLQECPTDEVLFHSSSGNGTWTMITMNWNPATEIVGNMYYRLWISVALCNEFIRKTEKDVMEDYGVYNEAKNDVGQWRAEARFLRAYCYYLLCDLYGSVGWVDDSSPNGTYPVQKTRTEIFNYVESELLDIEDQLMPADKKVFGRVNQVAAWFALSRLYLNGEVYTKKDYYEQAYKYSKKVIDNSNFSLAPNYIENFLKDNDGSPEIIWAQPHDADNSQSSGGTNFLIKYSSHKFMINQGLELGITNDSPWNINGRLKTNLVNKFDLDDQPYDPSDPWCDNKKDKRALFYGGPLTGDQSKSPVQPHQKETWREGKSFEKNITLGYTFTKWRNVTKDRMSGEEQRESNVSVAYPMFRKADAYLMAAEAILRGGGGSRTEALNYVNEVRNRAFNSGNYFSSKNIANGAISDYELNLDFILDERARELWTECVRRTDLIRFNKFTKGYNWDWKGQETSNNTDHEGKDVDDKYNLYPIPQDDILYNPNLTQNPDYL